In Falco rusticolus isolate bFalRus1 chromosome 11, bFalRus1.pri, whole genome shotgun sequence, the genomic window CAGTTTCCCCCAtaaagaaatagtaaaaaacaaacaaactgttTTAGGAAGACTTTGTATCGTATAAAGATTCAAGTAGTGTTAAGTGAACTAGAAAACCAAGTCCTGCACGTCAGCTTATAAAAtttctaaatagaaaaagaaggaagaagaaaaggcatgACACATCAGCGCAAGGGGCAAGGTGGTACGGTGATGCCCCTCCACACCAGCCACTGGGGCCTCGCTCAGGCCAAAGCCTCCCAGGAAGCAGGGTCTGGGCGCCACCAACCCAAGTCCCTTCCCACCACAGTGGTGCCACCTCATCTGCCTGTCCATCCATCAGCAGGGGTGCCACGGCGCTAGAGGTCCTGCAGCCGCACGATCAGGTCCTCCTTGTTCTTCAGCAGGAACTTCTCACAGGCTTCAAAGGTGGCGCAGAAGTTGGAGGACAGTCCCGACACGTTGGTGGTGACATAGTTGAGGTACCCCGGCGTAGCCTGGTTGTAGTAAGCTACCTGCGAGGTACAGGAGATGGTTAGCAGGGGCACGTGCGGCGGGGAGAGCCTCCCCAATGGGGTGTGGGTGGCACAGCTCCATGGCACAGCCGCAGCATCCCACCTTGCTCGTCTCCTCTGACTCTGGCCAAATGCAGAAACCAGAGCAGAGCGTCTCCCCACGCGTGaagccagggctggcagggtgcGTGGGCAGCGTCACCGACCGAAAGGCCACCACGTAGGGGTCCCTGAGGAGGAGAGAGCCCAGTGAGccggcacagcccagccaggggGGACCAGGGGGTCAGGGCTGGGCACAGTTACCCCTTGCTGCAGGGTTTCCGTCGGGACGCAAGGATGACAAAGTCCTGTGGCTTGTTCTCATGGCTGAGCGTCTGGCTCACCACGTGGTAGATCATGTCATCGTTGTCTACTTGCTGGACAAGCACAGCGCTCCTGCGAGGCAGGAGGGGACTGGTCAGAGAAACCCCTCTGtggcccccagcctggggcttACACATGTACAGCCCACCGCCAcacccaaaatattttgagggACCCAAAATAGATGGTTTTTTGCAGCAAAGAGCAGCCCAGGTGGAGCCAGGATGGGTAAAGGTGTCTAGGAGCGGTCATGGCTCCAGGGCAACACTCTTGCTTCCAGGAAAGCTCAAAGGGATGTTTGTCAACAAGACATAAATTTAAGATGTGATTTTTGGAAAGGGCCAGGTGCCCCAGGAAGCCCCGCAGCACTCACGCGTAGTGGCTGTCCCACTCGTGCCGGCGCCGCAGGTcagagagcagggagaaggCTCGGCTGGCGGCGATGTGGACCGACATCTCAATGCGGAAGGAGAGGAACTTGTCCTCCTCCAGCGTGTACATCCGCACCTTGGGGAGCACAGGGCACGGGCTGGGACACATTCACCACCGCCGAGCCCCCCGGTTGCCCACCCTTGGGAGGCAAGAAGCGGCTcggggggaagggaaagggttTAGtaccttctccttttctctggcGAGTACCCAGTTCGCTTTGGCTACGAGCATCTTCAGTGCAGAGACGTTGTTGTAGCTCAGATAaacctggggcaggggcagcaagtgaggggcaggaaggaggggtgggaggcagcGACCCCCCTGGGGCAGCACCCTACCTTGTTGCTTTGGTCCCAGGGCACGGAGAGCGGCACCTCGGTCTGTTTGCAGGAGACGAGGTATTTTCTGCAAGAAAGGCACAGTTTCCCTTACGGTGGGACACAAATCACCCACAGGCTGTCCCTGCACCCCAGTGCCAAGctcccctctcttccctcctccatccTCACATCCCGCTTGGTTTTTCTGCTCACCGGTCAAGCcgaatttttttcctagcactGGCTTCTCTGTACCTCCTCTCTCCATCCTGataaaccagaaaaacacattaGGTTAAtaggaaaaggaggggggaaaaaaaccccacgtgTCTTTTTGGGAGTGGGCAAAACATccagcagggaagggctggaaggtGAAATCCCTTGCTCTCCGGCTGCCGTCCCAGCTACGCTGGCAGTGGTGGTTAGTGATTAACCGTGAGCTATTTCAGCATTGCCACCACGCTGTGATCAAGCGATGGGCACTGGCACATTAGGAAACAACCCtcagtgcagctgcagagctgcaaacaGCCACTGAAACACAAATTGCATTCCCTAGCATGTGCAAATGTCCCCTCCCGGGGAaataaaaccccccaaaaagcagcttatttcaaagaaagcgccagtgcagtgttttaaagcaggcagagaggagTTTCAGGGAGCCCGGCTCTAGCCCTGAAACGCTCTCCTGGAGGGTAGGAGAAGAGTCATAGTTTTTAAGGCATCAGAAAAATCAGGTAGGTGGGCATGGATCAGCCAAGGGGAGGGTGATGCCATCACTTGCTCTTGCTACTGCGTACCCTGAGGTGCACATATATTTGCTTCCCTGCTATGCCCGTGTGACAGATTTTCTTAAATCCTTGGATCCGAGCAAACTGTGGACTAGGATGCTTTGGAGGGTAAAAACAACTGAAGAGGTTGGCATTCTTTCCCCTGAATTACATAAAAGATGAGCTCGAACTTGCAGGCAATATTCTGTTAAGCCTTGCATGGCTAATATGTCTCCATCTCTGCACAGGCaagtggtttattttattattagttATACCGAGCAATCAATTTAATTCACTTGCTACTGAGCAATTTCATTTCCGTCATCACAAAACTGCATTAATTTTGCTGTGAATCTGAGAACCTTTCAGGGCTAAGCGGGATtcctgggggtcccaggggtccCATGCCAGCCCAGCCCATCCTTACCCCAGGCTCAGGTGCCACCATCGGCAGGGTGCGGGGCCGGCCCTCCTGGTCCAGCACCACAAAGGTCATGAAGGCGCTGTTGATGTGCCTCCGGCTGACGGACATCTCCTGGCCATATGCCTCGGCGCAGACCCCCACCTCCatgctggggggagggagcgAAGAAGAAGGGGTGAGGGTGTGGAGAGCCGCTGGGAGGGTGGGATGTGGACCCCCCGTCGCTGGCACCCACCTGTTTTTGAAGGCATTGTTGACGATGGCTTTGAGCACCAGCCGGTCTCCCACCTGTGATGGTCCCCGAAAGTGGAACATCTCGATGGCGCGCAGCGTGGGGTGGGCATGGCACAGCCGGCTGGGGGGACAGGAGTTACACCCTGGCCGTGGCCACACAGCCCGGCAGCCCCACGCACCCTCCCCAAGCCACCCAGATCTGAAGAGACCCTAAAAAATATCAGCCCTGGATTTCAACTGCTAAAACCAGCCAGGAGAAGGGACAATAtgcaggctgtgctgagcaCGAACCCTCGCCCTGGGGTTCTCCAGCACGATGCACCCATGGGACTCCCTGTATGGCATCGCCCaagggtgctgtgctggagatCATCCCCCTGGAGGGTCCCTACAACCTGGCTGTGGCCTGACCCAGCCAGAGCTtgccccagctgtgtccccacTCTGGGCATgccatccccctcccccaaatccCCGTGGGGTCACCTGGCTGCGATGGTGGCCACGTTCTCCATCCAGGCCATGATCTGCCCGCCGAAGGTGTTGCCCTGATGGTTGGCATGTGggggcagcaccagctccaCGCTCTCCACCCGTGTCTTCTCCGCTGGCACTGCTGCGCTGCCGTCCCGCGTCTCCAGCTCTGCCGCAGTAGGGGGGACAGGAATCAGCGTGCCAGCCAGCCACTGCGACCCCTGCTTCTGGCACCCCACCAGTTCTCGCCTCCTCTCCCCATGGCCACCCTCCCTCCCACTGTATCAACCCCCGCTACCTCCTGTCTCAGGGTCCAGGATGGTGGGGCTGATCCCTACCCCTCCATGGCCAGGGCATTCCCAAACCTCCACGGGGATCACCACTCTTCCCCCACATCCCACTGAGGGAGGAGGATGTCACCGGTGTGTGTCAGGGCTATTTTGGGGCTggaagcccaggctgcaggacaCGGTACCGGTTTCACGGGGGCTGCGGGTGAGGAGGTCCTTGAGGGTGTCCTTGTGGACCAGGCGCATACGGCGGCGCTCGGCAGCAATGCTGTGCTCTATCTTCTCCTCCTCCGTCTGCGGGGTCAGTGGCTTCAGCTTTACCTGCAAAGGAGACATGGACAGGGTGCAGTCCCACCGCGGGAGAAGGCAGGGCTCCTTCGGGCGCCGGTACGCACTCCTGTGGCTCTATACATCCCATCGTATGTGCGACAGAGCCAGCTGTGCTCCTCCTGGGTTATAGCTGCTCCTGGAGGGGCCAAAGGGCTCCTCAGACAGATAGAGACCCCCCGGAAGGTGTCACAGAGCTGGGGTGGACACCGATGCTAAGGAGCCATCCCGcagtgccggggggggggggggggggggtacgtccctgccctccccgggCAGAGGAGGGCATGGCAGCAGCGGGCAGGTGCCCTCTGtgcccagagctgagctgagaGCCTGGCACCCCGCAAGCACAGGATAAGGGATCACTGACCTTACCATGTGCTGATAGCCACAAAGCGATGGCACGTGCCCTGATGGAAAGCCaagcccccacagcccccagctgccACTCACCTTGCTGCCGGAGGGGCCGCATGCCACGAAGGTGGCGTACGCCTTGCAGATGCTGCAGTGCTTCCCACTGCACAGGTCTTCGTAGCTCACTTGGATGCCCACctgggagagggcagagcaCCCCTGAGAGCCGGCTCTGCTCCCCGGGGACCCGCATCCCACCACGCACCCCTTGCCGGACCCAGCGGGAGGGGATTGACATGTGGGTTCAAAGCTGAGAACCGCAAAAGGATTCAGGGATTTTGCGTTTGGCAGTGGTGAACAGGCATGCGTGGCTCGCAGGGACGGGTGCACAGTGAGGGGGAtcggggcaggggcagggggagaaggcaGGGGGTGGCACACCAACCTCCATGCTGGAGTTAAAAGCTCGGTTCACTTTGGCTTTGATGTTGACAACTTGCCCgacactgaaaaacagaaaggagaaagcatgTGGGGGTCACTGTGGTTATCCATCACACGTACTGGCACCAAGCAGCTCCCCACCGAGGTGCCATGGCATTATGGCCCATTGCCCGCTGCAGTAGCAGCTGCCTCAGGGACAGTGGGGACGTGCTGGGATGGCCAGCAGGACATAGGGACAGCCACCTGCAAGACGTGGGAGCCCACAGGTGTCCAGCTCAGTGGTGAGACGTCACCCCCAAGCAGCCATGTGCAAACAGGTCCCCAGGTCTGCAGTGCTGTCAGGACACCTGAGGGGTGCAGAGGTGCCCGGGGCCTGTTTGGCACCCCCTGCCATGCGGGCATGCATGCTTCTGCCAGAGCAAACGGCTTCTCCAGTCTCACATGCGCTGTCCTGCACAACAAGGGCACCCACGGGGCTGACCCTCAGGCCCTTGgccagtggcagcagcagccccacggCTGCAGGCACCTTGGTTGCTCTCATCCCAACTCCTCTCCAGGGCCTCCCAGTGACAGACACCTTGGGATACTGGGAGATGGCAGGAGCCAGGATCCACCCAGGATCATTTTGCACCATCTCTTACATGAAACATCTGACAGCAAACTGCTGCTCACAGAGCCCAGGAGCTCTCCTCTGTGCCTTCAGTAGGCTTCAGAGTAAACACACAGACAgcttcagctctgcagcctAACCTGCTCCAGACTGGTACTGACCAAATGAGCAGCTTATTGGCAACACCGACAGCAAACAGTCTTTACTGAATGCTTTATTAAATCAGGAATATTCTTCTCCCCTGAAAGAGACCAATGCCAGAaaactctggaaaaataaaccctATAGCTGCCACTGCAGCTTTGCACCAGGGAGGGCTCAAAACCAGAAGTGAGGAAGAGTCAGCACGTGCTTCGGCGCTGTAACTTCCCCCTTGCTCCCGCACATGACGTCTGGCTTCAAACGACCACGATCATCTCAGCTGCTTGACACGCTTTGCACGTTGGctctggctggagcaggggtgGCATGAGGCTGGGACGGTGCCTCCAGCCGTCCCCCGCCACGGCCCCCACGGCCAGGGGCAGCCCGGTGCCCACCGCAGCATGCTGAAATGTTAGCGGGGTTACATGCGCAGCCTCCGGTCACCCCCGGCCGTGCCACGTCAGTGGGGTTAATGCTCCCAACTCACGGCAGCGCTGCGTTAGGCTGGCTGCTCTAGGGCTGCACACATCCGTACCAGACACCGCTCTTCCCGTCCCGCTGCCCAGGAGGGTTTATATAGGGCTGGCTGGTGcgaaaagaaaaagcaaaatggggGGAGAGGGTTAGAGGGGATGGAAGCGGTCGCACGGATGCTCTGGCTGGGTTTGCAGTGAGGGCTGTGCAAGGGCAGGAGTCCAGGCAGGCATGTGAGCCCCGTCTGTCTATGTTACAGCCCCAAACCCACTTTATCTTCTCTCTCCTTACCAAGCGGTACAAGCCAGCGCCATAAAGGCCACAAATACCCTGGCTCAAGGGTATGTGCAGTCCTCCCGGGAGGCTGCACTTCCACGTGGCAGGGCTGAGAGATGCAGAGCATCTGATGCCCAGCTGGTGAGTTTTTAAGTCAGTGATGTTCTGGGGCCTTCTCTGTTCCCCCAAGCACCTATagctcctccctgcctctccctcaCCGTGGGAGGGTGGCAGAAAGCACAAACAGCCAGGCAAGGAGGAGAACAGACAGCAAATGCTGCTCAAGGCTCCTCTGCCTTCAGACAGCTCTGTGGGAAATCCCTGCCCCTTGCTCAGAGCATTAAGCTGGACCACAGCAAGTGGGATCTGAGCCAGAAGCAGCGCAAATTCCCTGACCCCTTGGAGCAGTGCCCAACTCCTCACTCCGAGGAGGGACAAACGCCTTGCGGGGCTCGATTTAATGCTCTGGAGCAGGGCTTGGGTCTGTTCTCCCACTCCTGAAACCCACAGGGAAAAGCTTCCCAGGCAGCGCttccctgggagctggagccACGTGGCACCAGGCACGGACGGCACCCACTGAGTCCGCCTGGCACAGGGCATCGATCCCAATGGCGCCACCATTGCCAGTGCCACATGGGGATGCACCGCATCCCCACGCCACGGTTTGGGCACGCAGCTGAGCCACAGGGCAGTGGGCAGCCCTCCCAACCTCGCCAACCCACCAGTACCACGACGTGAGATGGTGAAAGTGGGAGTTCAGCATTTCCTGGGGTTGACGGTGAAACTCAGGAGTGAGTCAGACTTCCCGGCACCAAACAAACTGGCCGACAGCCTGGgaccccagcaccagccctgggcGCCCACGCTGGTCTCTGCCCCAGACCTGCACCGTAgggagctgccaggcagcatGGATCCTACACGGCACGGCTTGCTTGACCAGGACAACCTCTGGCCAGCAAGTCCCCAGGGCACAGGGGTGCCCAAAACCCCTCCACCAGCAGGCTGGCACTTCTGCCATCAGGCCCTGTGGGGACATTCATCAGTGCACCAAAAGACGCATGGAGCCCCCTGAGATGGCACCCAGGGGTGAGCAGATGGGGGTTATGGAGGCTCCGAGAGCTGAGGAAAGGTGGgtgccagcaccagggctcACAGGGGCTGGCAAGGGCATGTAAGACCTACGCCTGGTGGGAATGGTCTCAATACCGGGAGCGTGCGGCAAACGAGGGCAGACCCCTGGGAGGGTGCCTGGCCCTCTGTACCACAACAGCTGCAGGTCAGGAGAGACGTTGTCCCCTGCCATGTGGCAGCCCAAGGGGCTGTGTGCATCAGGGTGGGCACCTCTGCAGGGGCAGCACCCAGAGGGTGCCACGACAAGCTTGGGAGGGGATTTTGGCCGGGTGAAGTTCAGCTTGGAGCATCTCACAAAGCGATGGGCAGGGAGGtcccacctcccccagcagccggtgggtggctggctggctgtgccccaCCACACGCCAGCCACCCACACTGCCGCTACAGAGGCACGATTTGCAAGATTCAAGTTTTCCAGAGCACTAAGTCAGAGCTGTTTCTTGAACAAAgccagggaggagctggggtCAGGGGAAATACCGGGAAGCCAACCCAGTAGGGGCTCCCCAGGCGACCAGACAGCGGATAAATCAGAGCAGACAGTCGGTCCGCAGCCCTGCAGCGGAGCCAGAGCCTCAGCCCCCGGCTGCCCTGCAAGCCTGGCACTGTCACCGcatctcctcccctccccagcatgctgctccctgccccagccccagccccaccgtCCACGTTGCACTCGGCAGACTGGAACAAacccaccctccctcccccccatgCCGCGCTGAAGAGCGGAGTATTTACCTAATGGTATGCTCAAAATAGATATCATCCATGGAAGCCGTGACGCATGGGCAGCCGGCATGCCTCTcggctggaaaggaaaaacaaactgcaTCAGCAACCTGCAGCAACACGCTGAGCATGCGAGGGGCACACTCATGCCTCTGCCCCACCGCTGCTGCCGCGGGGCTGGTGGCACCAATGAAACCCAGGCTGGCATCCCCTTCCCTGCTTGTGCCAGCCTGCCATGTTTGCAGGGGACAAGaggggggtttggggtttctCCACCCCGTAGCAGTGTGGGCTTGCAGATGTTCTAAGGGTTGGAGGGTATGTTATAACCAGGAGGCACGCTGCCCTGCTGTTTGCCTTCCTGCAGTGCTTTTGGCCACTGCGGGGATGCACAGGCAGCTGATACCATCTCCCTAtatacagcaaatattttaaagctgccCTGCCAGACCGGCTTTCCCTTGGGAGTCCAGCAACCTCAAACTGCAAAATTGCCCTGGGAACCTCATCAAACTGCAAAATCGCACCTGTTTCCCTGCCGTAACCTCCCCgtgcccagcagctggtggcCTGCTTGGTAGGGCTGCATGGCACACTTGGAGATCTGGTGAGCTCCATCATTTCTTGCCGAGCAGAGCTCAGCCCGGTCCATCAGAGCTCAGCCCGGTCCATCAGAGCTCCCCGGCTGCTGGTGGGGTACTGGGGATGTCACTAGCCTGGTCTTGCCATGCCCTGTGCTCCAGGCAAGGAAAAGGGCAGCATTTTGGGAAAAGCAGGTGTTGATTTTGATCTGTGCCCAAGCAAGCGTGCATGCTGCAGCACACGTCTCCTCCCCCTCTCGTCCTGCTCCCGTTTGCTCTCTAATTACTCAGCAAAATGGCATGACGCAGGTCCCCAGCTGGCGTCAGCTCCCAGGGACGATGCTGGACCGCCCAGCACACTGCTGATGAGCTAGCTCCTGGGGACACTGCCAGGTCCCTTCCCTCCCGGCCTGGCAGGACGATGGCTCCGGTGGGAGGGGATGGCTTACCGGAGAGGCAGGCAGCCGTGTCGATCCACTTGAGCAGCTGGCCGATGCTGAGCTCGCCACGGTGGTTGGTGtggcagggcagcaccagctggCTCATCTGCACCTCGGTGGGGTTGCGGGCAGGCGAGGGGCTCGCCATGGCCCCCGgcacctcctcctgctcccctggctCCCGGGCACGCAGCAGAGAGGTCGAGCCCTGCAGGAGACAAAAGCTCTGTTTCACCCAAACGGGAGGAAAATCCTCTGAGAAAACAGTGACCCATGCAGCCCCCTCCCTAAGCAGAGCCAGGGGGAACCTCAGCCGCAGGCACCACTAAATCCCACCCAGCCCTCACCAAAGACATGATGCCTGCagccaaaaggaagaaaaaaaaactctAAAAAGAGCTCCATGGATGATTGCTGCAGGTTTCCAGGCAATTTCCATTCCTTACGGCCCCACTGCTTTCCCCTGAAAACCATGCAAAACCTCTCCTGAAGTCAATCAATTCTATGGGGAGGAATTTTGCTCCCCTGACAGCTTCATTTTTAGGGTACTGCAGCAAAGGGTGTTTTTGTGCGCCCAGGGCTGGGCACGCAGCAATGCTCCACACCTTCCAACAACATTCGCCTTTGCCAAAGAAACACCAGAAGTAGTTTTTCCTGTCTGGTACaagcagagggagggggaagcatccttggtttggggttgttcACACAATCAGGTACGCTCCTTGCTGGCTTTGCAGGttgctgggcacagagctgctcctgcctgtcaCCCCGGTGGGAGGCGAGTTGGGAGACAGGGGCTGGTATTGTGACTGTGTCGGCAAGAAAAATAGCTGATTAGATGTCAAGTGAGCCGCGTTACACAAGGGCTGAACTCAGTTAGCCTGGTGAGTAATTGAGGAGACACGAGGAGCTGTCTGGGCTTCGTTACagcccttccttcctctttctgctccCCCTGTGGCTCCTGTTCGCAGCACTTATTGCGAGAGCCCCGTTGCAGCAGCTTCTTTGCCCTTCGGATTGCCCAGCTTCTTTTAAAGATGGGTTTATGCTGAAAGGGAAGCTTTCCCGACTACCCTGAGCTCACCGCCTCTCAGAATAGCATTTTTCTCTAGCAGGTCTAACCTCTGTTTCCATAGCTACTGGTACACGACATCCCTGGAACGGCACAAACCTTGGCTTAGCAGAGAAGGCGGCAAACGTGGCAAGCCAAGCCTACGGCCAGGGGCCCCCCATCCCACAGCGATGCAGACCCCCAGCCACCGGAGCCCCTCCAGCAGGCTCCAAAGCCCTTCGCAAACCTCCCGGGATGTTTCCCAGTGTGCCGAGGTGCCTACACAAGTACCAGGGAGCTATTTCGGGAAGCCAGCAGGCTCTGGGGTACGAGCCAGCAATGCAAAGAGCTCCAAAGCCGCCTGCTGCAAAGCGAGCAGCCAGCCTGGTCGGAGCTCCCGCTGGTCGTTTTCACGGTGCTCGCTGTTTCTAAATTTCAGGGGAAAAGCCGGCACCCTGTGGGAACAGCCCTGACCCCACGGTAGCCAGCAAGAGGCCAGGGATGTTGGTGGGGAACGCCTGGGGAGCACATGGCACCGGAGCCAGtgcagggctgtgagcagctCCCGGCATGGGGTGGCATCTGCTGGCACAGCCTTGATTAGTGGCCACCGGCACAACGGGGATCCCCGGGGTTAGTTGCACAGCATAGGGGGGTACCTGGAGGCCATTGCAACAGAAGCTCAAGATTTCTTCAGGGACTACAATATTCTCCTTGaccatttttaaaagacacCTGGAAAGGAGAAGAGTGGCTCCGGTTACAGCAGGACGGGCAGAGCCGGGGGCACAGGATGCCCGCGGCTGACTCCTGACAGACGAGGCAGCGTGCGTGGCAGTTGCCGGGGCACTGCCGTCTGCTGTAGTCACCTGCACTGTCCCCACACCCCACACTGACGTCCTATCCCCGGCCACCGGCCCCTTGCCAGCACCTATCCAAGGGGCTGCCGGAGCCGACACAGAGaagggcagagccagggctgtgcctgccATTCCTCGGGGGTCAGGTACGGTGCTCGCCGGCTGTAATGGAAAGAGTCCCAGCTATTCTGGGGTGCTGGACCAAACCTTGGGCACAGTGCCATGGCTCATCCCTCGGTCAGTGATGCTGCGTCAATACTTTCCGTGGTGCTACATGTGACAGAGGGCTGTGTCTTGAAGCTCCCCTGGCTGGCACGGTGATACTGCCGTGGTCACAAGACAGCCGGGAGCATATTTTTGGAGCAGGCAGGACTCACACTCTGTGCAGGTGGTACCGGGGCCAGCAAATGGGAAGCGCCTGTTGCCGGCAACGCCGCCGTGCCCTGCTCTGGCCCCTCTGCCTGTGAAGCCCTGGCATCCCCCAAGGGCACCATGTGCCCTTGGGTGCCCACGGGCTCCCCGGCCACAGGCAGTGTAACCGGGTCCCGGCTGGACACGGCGGTGGCATCATAAGAAAAGGCAGTGTGACAGCTGCAGCAAAAACAAGTGGAAGAGGCTTTATACCTACAGTTTGCTTTTAAGCACTACACTGATGGGCTGTTGGTGTGCCCCCAGCTGTCCCAGCAAACATACCTCTCCCACATGGGTCCGGCTGGGCTGCCAGAGGTGGCAGCTCACTCCCCAAGGCGCAGGACTGACCGATTTTGGCACAGGGTCTAAAAAGTGCAAGCTGCAGATTTGCCTCCTGCACCATCAGCCCTTCACAGGAGCTGGCCTTGGGGCACCTCATGGCACGTGTCCATTGTGCCCGTTACAAAGTGAGGTGCTTGGAGCAGCAATGGATGCAAGTGGCACTGCTGAGCCTTTCAAAGCCTCCCATTCCCTTCCTCAGAGGCACCGGGCTTTGCTTTCCTCAGCTCCTCCACCTCTCCAGACTTGCTGTTGAGGCTTGGGAGGTTGCTTATGGCTCACCCACCCATGCCACAAGTTAGTCTCCTGTTGAGCAAGACAGGTTTGCTCCCCGGGTTTGCTTTAGTGTGGGCACAATGCTGTGGCAGTGGCAGGAGGTGGCCTTGTCGCACCCCACAGCCGCAGCAGCCAACGCTGGAGGGCACGTGGCTGGGGCCATACCTTGGCAACCCAAACCTGCTCATGGCTCTGCAGACAT contains:
- the ACOT11 gene encoding acyl-coenzyme A thioesterase 11 isoform X3; its protein translation is MASPSPARNPTEVQMSQLVLPCHTNHRGELSIGQLLKWIDTAACLSAERHAGCPCVTASMDDIYFEHTISVGQVVNIKAKVNRAFNSSMEVGIQVSYEDLCSGKHCSICKAYATFVACGPSGSKVKLKPLTPQTEEEKIEHSIAAERRRMRLVHKDTLKDLLTRSPRETELETRDGSAAVPAEKTRVESVELVLPPHANHQGNTFGGQIMAWMENVATIAASRLCHAHPTLRAIEMFHFRGPSQVGDRLVLKAIVNNAFKNSMEVGVCAEAYGQEMSVSRRHINSAFMTFVVLDQEGRPRTLPMVAPEPGDGERRYREASARKKIRLDRKYLVSCKQTEVPLSVPWDQSNKVYLSYNNVSALKMLVAKANWVLAREKEKVRMYTLEEDKFLSFRIEMSVHIAASRAFSLLSDLRRRHEWDSHYASAVLVQQVDNDDMIYHVVSQTLSHENKPQDFVILASRRKPCSKGDPYVVAFRSVTLPTHPASPGFTRGETLCSGFCIWPESEETSKVAYYNQATPGYLNYVTTNVSGLSSNFCATFEACEKFLLKNKEDLIVRLQDL
- the ACOT11 gene encoding acyl-coenzyme A thioesterase 11 isoform X1 — protein: MLSFFWLRCLLKMVKENIVVPEEILSFCCNGLQGSTSLLRAREPGEQEEVPGAMASPSPARNPTEVQMSQLVLPCHTNHRGELSIGQLLKWIDTAACLSAERHAGCPCVTASMDDIYFEHTISVGQVVNIKAKVNRAFNSSMEVGIQVSYEDLCSGKHCSICKAYATFVACGPSGSKVKLKPLTPQTEEEKIEHSIAAERRRMRLVHKDTLKDLLTRSPRETELETRDGSAAVPAEKTRVESVELVLPPHANHQGNTFGGQIMAWMENVATIAASRLCHAHPTLRAIEMFHFRGPSQVGDRLVLKAIVNNAFKNSMEVGVCAEAYGQEMSVSRRHINSAFMTFVVLDQEGRPRTLPMVAPEPGDGERRYREASARKKIRLDRKYLVSCKQTEVPLSVPWDQSNKVYLSYNNVSALKMLVAKANWVLAREKEKVRMYTLEEDKFLSFRIEMSVHIAASRAFSLLSDLRRRHEWDSHYASAVLVQQVDNDDMIYHVVSQTLSHENKPQDFVILASRRKPCSKGDPYVVAFRSVTLPTHPASPGFTRGETLCSGFCIWPESEETSKVAYYNQATPGYLNYVTTNVSGLSSNFCATFEACEKFLLKNKEDLIVRLQDL
- the ACOT11 gene encoding acyl-coenzyme A thioesterase 11 isoform X2 produces the protein MMELTRSPSVPCSPTKQATSCWARGGYGRETAERHAGCPCVTASMDDIYFEHTISQPYINPPGQRDGKSGVCVGQVVNIKAKVNRAFNSSMEVGIQVSYEDLCSGKHCSICKAYATFVACGPSGSKVKLKPLTPQTEEEKIEHSIAAERRRMRLVHKDTLKDLLTRSPRETELETRDGSAAVPAEKTRVESVELVLPPHANHQGNTFGGQIMAWMENVATIAASRLCHAHPTLRAIEMFHFRGPSQVGDRLVLKAIVNNAFKNSMEVGVCAEAYGQEMSVSRRHINSAFMTFVVLDQEGRPRTLPMVAPEPGDGERRYREASARKKIRLDRKYLVSCKQTEVPLSVPWDQSNKVYLSYNNVSALKMLVAKANWVLAREKEKVRMYTLEEDKFLSFRIEMSVHIAASRAFSLLSDLRRRHEWDSHYASAVLVQQVDNDDMIYHVVSQTLSHENKPQDFVILASRRKPCSKGDPYVVAFRSVTLPTHPASPGFTRGETLCSGFCIWPESEETSKVAYYNQATPGYLNYVTTNVSGLSSNFCATFEACEKFLLKNKEDLIVRLQDL
- the ACOT11 gene encoding acyl-coenzyme A thioesterase 11 isoform X4, which codes for MMELTRSPSVPCSPTKQATSCWARGGYGRETAERHAGCPCVTASMDDIYFEHTISVGQVVNIKAKVNRAFNSSMEVGIQVSYEDLCSGKHCSICKAYATFVACGPSGSKVKLKPLTPQTEEEKIEHSIAAERRRMRLVHKDTLKDLLTRSPRETELETRDGSAAVPAEKTRVESVELVLPPHANHQGNTFGGQIMAWMENVATIAASRLCHAHPTLRAIEMFHFRGPSQVGDRLVLKAIVNNAFKNSMEVGVCAEAYGQEMSVSRRHINSAFMTFVVLDQEGRPRTLPMVAPEPGDGERRYREASARKKIRLDRKYLVSCKQTEVPLSVPWDQSNKVYLSYNNVSALKMLVAKANWVLAREKEKVRMYTLEEDKFLSFRIEMSVHIAASRAFSLLSDLRRRHEWDSHYASAVLVQQVDNDDMIYHVVSQTLSHENKPQDFVILASRRKPCSKGDPYVVAFRSVTLPTHPASPGFTRGETLCSGFCIWPESEETSKVAYYNQATPGYLNYVTTNVSGLSSNFCATFEACEKFLLKNKEDLIVRLQDL